The sequence TTTCTCCTTCCCCAGTCCTGAGCTAACATTAAAGTATTCCCCAGTGAACTGAAGTGCGATTGTATTCCATGACTGACATAGTTTATCCTACCTCCCCAAAAGGGGAAAATATCTCCTTGAAACGGATTAGATGGTGGTTAGAAAGGCTAGTCATTGCCACTTGGCTTTTATTGGGTGTAGGCGCTGCCACCAGGGTAATGAATGCCGGTTTGGCCTGTCCTGACTGGCCTTTGTGTTACGGCAAGTTACTTCCCACAGTGATGAATTTACAGATTTTTTTGGAGTGGTTTCATCGTCTAGATGCTGCTTTGGTGGGTGTGAGTACCATAGGACTAGTAATAGCCAGTTGGTGGCATCGGCCAATTCTTCCCCCTTGGTTACCCTGGGCAGTTATTTTTGCCCTTTTCCTGGTTGTTTTTCAGGTCATTCTAGGGGGTTTGACGGTGATTGAGTTGTTGAGATTTGATATAGTGCAGGCTCATTTAGCCGTTGCCTTTCTCTTTTTCGGCACCTTGGTAGGCATTAGTTGTATGTTAGCGGAATACCGGGGCAATGGCACTGTGGGGCGTCTTCCTTTAATCAGTGTTATTGCCACCGTTTTGGTATATATCCAGTGTCTGCTGGGGGGATTAGTGGCGTCCAGGTGGGCATTACACCAGTGTTTTTATGGCAGACAACTTTGTGGGGTGATGAATAGTCATATTGTCGGCATTTTCCCCGCCACTATTGCCACTGTTATTTTGGTTGTCTGGGCCAGTAAAACCCCCGCCTTAACCCCTAAACTGCGTCACCTGTCCCTATATATTGTTCTCACCCTAGTGCTTCAGATTTTACTGGGTTTAGCCACTTTTCATTTCCGATTACAGGTACAACCCCTTACTGTTGCTCATCATGTCACCG comes from Geminocystis sp. M7585_C2015_104 and encodes:
- a CDS encoding heme A synthase, yielding MTDIVYPTSPKGENISLKRIRWWLERLVIATWLLLGVGAATRVMNAGLACPDWPLCYGKLLPTVMNLQIFLEWFHRLDAALVGVSTIGLVIASWWHRPILPPWLPWAVIFALFLVVFQVILGGLTVIELLRFDIVQAHLAVAFLFFGTLVGISCMLAEYRGNGTVGRLPLISVIATVLVYIQCLLGGLVASRWALHQCFYGRQLCGVMNSHIVGIFPATIATVILVVWASKTPALTPKLRHLSLYIVLTLVLQILLGLATFHFRLQVQPLTVAHHVTGAALFGLLIAFTVFSYRDKFSVIIN